Proteins co-encoded in one Arachis hypogaea cultivar Tifrunner chromosome 13, arahy.Tifrunner.gnm2.J5K5, whole genome shotgun sequence genomic window:
- the LOC112791815 gene encoding probable alpha,alpha-trehalose-phosphate synthase [UDP-forming] 9 → MASRSYANLFDLASGGDLLDIPRTPRVLPRIMTVPGIISDLDSCGANDGDSDVSSSGCRERKIIVANMLPLHAKRDAENSKWCFSWDEDSILLQLKDGFSSDSEVIYVGSLKVDIDASEQEEVAQRLLDDFNCVPTFLSHDLQKKFYLGFCKQQLWPLFHYMLPVCPDHGDRFDRILWQAYVCANKIFADKVMEIINPDDDFVWVHDYHLMVLPTFLRKRYNRVKLGFFLHSPFPSSEIYRTLPVRDEILRGLLNADLIGFHTFDYARHFLSCCSRMLGLDYESKRGHIGLDYFGRTIFIKILPVGIHMGRLESVLNLPSTSAKLKEIQEEFEGKKVIVGVDDMDIFKGISLKLLAVEHLLQENPDMQGKVVLVQIVNPARGLGKDVQEAKKETYLIAQRINDTYGSEEYQPVKLIDRHVPRFEKSAYYAVAECCIVNAVRDGMNLVPYKYLVCRQQTAKLDEALGRKVDSPRTSMLVVSEFIGCSPSLSGAIRVNPWDIDAVADALSLALTMNDSEKQLRHEKHYRYVSSHDVAYWARSFMQDLERACKDHYTKRCWGIGLGLGFRVVSLSPGFRKLSIDHVVSAYKRTNRRAIFLDYDGTVVPHSSINKVPSPEVISVLNALSSDPKNIVFIVSGRGRDSLSDWFSSCQLLGLAAEHGYFLRWNRDSEWECSHLSADLDWKNIAEPVMQLYTEATDGSSIEIKESALVWHHQDADPDFGSCQAKELLDHLESVLANEPAVVTRGQHIVEVKPQGISKGLVAEKVISTMFNGGNPPDFVMCIGDDRSDEDMFETILRSVSCPSLPATPEIFACTVGRKPSKAKYFLDDTLDVVKLLQGLASSSNPKPRHLAQFQVSFESTI, encoded by the exons ATGGCATCAAGATCATATGCTAATCTCTTTGACTTAGCTTCTGGAGGAGATTTGCTGGATATTCCTCGCACCCCAAGAGTTCTTCCAAGGATTATGACTGTTCCTGGAATTATCTCCGACCTTGATAGTTGTGGTGCTAATGATGGGGATTCAGATGTAAGCTCCTCTGGTTGCCGGGAGCGGAAGATCATTGTCGCAAACATGCTGCCATTGCATGCTAAAAGAGATGCAGAAAATTCTAAGTGGTGCTTCAGTTGGGATGAGGATTCAATTTTACTACAATTGAAAGATGGTTTTTCTTCTGATTCGGAGGTAATTTATGTGGGTTCACTTAAGGTTGATATAGATGCCAGTGAGCAGGAAGAAGTTGCCCAGAGATTACTGGATGACTTCAATTGTGTACCTACCTTTCTATCCCATGATCTCCAGAAAAAGTTCTATCTTGGGTTTTGCAAGCAGCAGCTTTGGCCTCTCTTTCATTATATGCTACCAGTGTGCCCCGATCATGGTGATCGCTTTGACCGCATACTATGGCAGGCTTATGTTTGTGCAAACAAAATATTTGCCGACAAGGTTATGGAAATAATCAATCCTGATGATGATTTTGTCTGGGTTCATGATTATCACCTGATGGTTTTGCCTACTttcttgaggaagagatataatCGAGTTAAACTTGGATTCTTCTTGCACAGTCCTTTTCCTTCATCTGAAATTTATCGAACTTTACCTGTAAGGGATGAAATTTTGAGGGGACTTCTGAATGCTGATTTAATTGGTTTTCATACATTTGATTATGCACGCCACTTCCTTTCTTGCTGCAGCAGAATGCTAGGTCTGGACTATGAATCTAAGCGAGGACATATAGGACTTGATTACTTTGGCCGtactatatttatcaaaattttgccGGTTGGCATTCACATGGGTAGGCTTGAATCTGTATTAAATCTTCCTTCTACATCTGCTAAACTAAAAGAGATTCAGGAAGAGTTTGAGGGTAAGAAGGTGATTGTTGGTGTTGATGATATGGATATTTTTAAAGGCATCAGTTTGAAACTTCTAGCTGTGGAGCATCTGCTGCAGGAGAATCCAGATATGCAGGGCAAAGTTGTCCTTGTTCAAATTGTAAATCCTGCAAGGGGTTTAGGGAAGGATGTTCAGGAAGCAAAGAAGGAAACATATTTAATTGCCCAGAGGATTAATGATACCTATGGTTCAGAGGAATATCAGCCTGTCAAACTCATTGACCGCCATGTTCCTCGATTTGAGAAGAGTGCTTATTATGCTGTAGCTGAATGTTGCATTGTAAATGCAGTAAGGGATGGCATGAACCTAGTCCCATACAAATATCTTGTCTGCAGGCAACAAACTGCTAAACTAGATGAAGCATTGGGTAGGAAAGTTGATTCTCCTCGAACAAGCATGCTTGTTGTGTCTGAGTTCATTGGTTGTTCACCTTCTCTTAGTGGGGCTATCAGGGTCAATCCCTGGGACATTGATGCTGTTGCTGACGCTCTGAGCTTGGCCCTTACAATGAATGATTCTGAGAAGCAATTGCGCCATGAGAAACACTATCGGTATGTCAGTTCTCATGATGTAGCATATTGGGCACGCAGCTTTATGCAGGATTTGGAGAGAGCCTGCAAAGATCATTACACCAAAAGGTGCTGGGGAATTGGCTTGGGTCTAGGGTTTAGAGTTGTTTCTCTTTCTCCTGGATTTAGGAAGTTGTCTATTGATCATGTTGTTTCAGCTTACAAGCGAACCAATAGAAGGGCCATCTTTCTTGATTATGATGGTACTGTTGTACCGCACTCTTCTATAAATAAAGTCCCCAGCCCGGAAGTCATATCTGTGCTAAACGCTCTGTCTAGTGATCCCAAGAACATTGTTTTCATTGTTAGTGGGAGGGGAAGAGATTCTCTGAGTGATTGGTTCAGTTCATGCCAATTGCTGGGACTTGCTGCTGAGCATGGTTACTTTTTAAG GTGGAATAGAGATTCTGAATGGGAATGCAGTCACTTGTCTGCAGACCTTGACTGGAAAAACATAGCAGAACCTGTCATGCAGTTGTATACAGAGGCAACTGATGGTTCCAGCATTGAAATTAAGGAAAGTGCTTTGGTGTGGCATCATCAAGATGCAGACCCGGATTTTGGTTCCTGCCAAGCCAAGGAATTGTTGGATCACTTGGAAAGTGTACTTGCAAATGAACCAGCAGTTGTTACGAGAGGCCAGCATATTGTTGAAGTTAAGCCACAG GGAATAAGCAAAGGTTTGGTAGCCGAAAAGGTTATATCAACCATGTTTAATGGTGGTAATCCACCGGATTTTGTTATGTGCATTGGCGATGATAGGTCTGATGAAGACATGTTTGAGACCATTTTAAGGTCAGTATCCTGCCCGTCATTACCGGCGACTCCAGAGATTTTTGCCTGCACTGTAGGTAGGAAGCCGAGCAAGGCGAAGTATTTTCTTGACGACACTTTGGATGTAGTGAAGTTACTTCAGGGTCTTGCTTCTTCATCCAATCCAAAACCCAGGCATCTTGCGCAATTCCAAGTTTCTTTCGAGAGCACAATTTGA